From Populus trichocarpa isolate Nisqually-1 chromosome 19, P.trichocarpa_v4.1, whole genome shotgun sequence, a single genomic window includes:
- the LOC18108082 gene encoding glucan endo-1,3-beta-glucosidase 13 isoform X4, with the protein MSLVAALLFLTMETITQEKAEAAIPVTTLSPPEGNTTFLAGTSWCVALPGVSQIDLQNALDWACGLGMADCKPIQHGGACFDPDTLVSHASYAFNNYYQQNGNSDIACNFGGTATLTNIDPSHGKCNFASPGSVGSSAPSSLKCKTSFIWVKFAGILLLLYLRR; encoded by the exons ATGTCTCTTGTTGCTGCATTGTTAT TCCTGACAATGGAGACTATAACGCAAGAGAAAGCAGAGGCTGCTATCCCAGTCACAACATTGTCACCTCCAGAAGGAAACACAACTTTTCTTGCTGGAACCTCATGGTGTGTAGCCCTTCCAGGTGTCTCTCAAATTGATTTACAGAACGCGTTAGACTGGGCCTGTGGTCTAGGCATGGCAGATTGTAAACCAATCCAACATGGTGGAGCGTGTTTCGATCCTGACACACTCGTGTCTCATGCCTCCTATGCTTTCAACAACTATTACCAACAAAATGGGAATTCTGATATAGCTTGCAATTTTGGAGGAACTGCTACTCTAACCAACATTGATCCCA GTCATGGAAAATGTAACTTTGCTTCACCTGG ATCTGTCGGGTCGTCAGCACCTTCTTCACTCAAGTGCAAAACAAGCTTTATATGGGTGAAGTTTGCTGGGATTTTGCTGCTTTTGTACTTGAGAAGATAA
- the LOC18108082 gene encoding glucan endo-1,3-beta-glucosidase 13 isoform X1: MRNEVMVLPCLLLLHCYVVLTMETITQEKAEAAIPVTTLSPPEGNTTFLAGTSWCVALPGVSQIDLQNALDWACGLGMADCKPIQHGGACFDPDTLVSHASYAFNNYYQQNGNSDIACNFGGTATLTNIDPSHGKCNFASPGSVGSSAPSSLKCKTSFIWVKFAGILLLLYLRR; the protein is encoded by the exons ATGAGAAACGAAGTAATGGTTTTGCCATGTCTCTTGTTGCTGCATTGTTATGTAG TCCTGACAATGGAGACTATAACGCAAGAGAAAGCAGAGGCTGCTATCCCAGTCACAACATTGTCACCTCCAGAAGGAAACACAACTTTTCTTGCTGGAACCTCATGGTGTGTAGCCCTTCCAGGTGTCTCTCAAATTGATTTACAGAACGCGTTAGACTGGGCCTGTGGTCTAGGCATGGCAGATTGTAAACCAATCCAACATGGTGGAGCGTGTTTCGATCCTGACACACTCGTGTCTCATGCCTCCTATGCTTTCAACAACTATTACCAACAAAATGGGAATTCTGATATAGCTTGCAATTTTGGAGGAACTGCTACTCTAACCAACATTGATCCCA GTCATGGAAAATGTAACTTTGCTTCACCTGG ATCTGTCGGGTCGTCAGCACCTTCTTCACTCAAGTGCAAAACAAGCTTTATATGGGTGAAGTTTGCTGGGATTTTGCTGCTTTTGTACTTGAGAAGATAA
- the LOC18108088 gene encoding G-type lectin S-receptor-like serine/threonine-protein kinase LECRK1, whose translation MAFAYAAFFLLVICIYKPVSSQQNHSNLISLGSSISTNVQPTSWLSPSGTFAFGFYPQGSGFIVGIWLVGKPADIITWTAYRDDPPVPSNATLELTVNGKLLLRTYYANNEAGEEKLIAKIEKSASNARMLDSGNLVLCNEHSEVIWESFNFPTDTILGGQNLHAGRELLSSASTTSLSTRRFRLKMQYDGNLVLYPVDTPDTSVDAYWSTDTFGSSGTHLYLNYTGELLILTKTSGKVKAVFYSDSEPESSSIIYRATLEYNGIFRLYSHSFDSNGVYTTSLKAYEPESQCEVKTFCGLNSYCTMNDDQPDCRCLPGTVPVDPEQRYNGCERNYTEQLCKVAEETSLYNITDMEKMSWDDYPYFRNSMSEEDCRKSCLQDCNCAGALYQSGDCKKVKFPVKYARRLEGVSSRVFFKVGLKSVESRNRSIATAMKPPVVHKTSKKTVMVICVMSVAFITCSSIAIAVSVFFISKSRVVKARMRLGSGNLGLAHELTLRAFSYRELKNATKGFREELGKGSFGAVYKGTLYKGKNVIAVKRLEKLVSEGEREFLTEMRSIGKTHHKNLVRLLGYCTEDSHRLLVYEYMNNGSLADLLFRTERIPNWSHRVKIALDVARGILYLHEECEAPIIHCDIKPQNILMDDFWNAKISDFGLAKLLVPDQTRTFTIVRGTRGYLAPEWHKNTPISVKADVYSYGVMLLEIVFCRRNIEANVSRPEEVQLSNWAYELMVARELDKLDLGEDVDLQNLEKMVMVGMWCIQDEPGIRPSMKSVVLMLEGITDVSVPPHPTSASA comes from the coding sequence ATGGCTTTCGCTTATGCAGCTTTCTTTTTGTTAGTAATTTGTATTTACAAACCTGTAAGTTCCCAGCAGAACCACTCAAACTTGATAAGTTTAGGTTCTTCAATCTCCACCAACGTCCAACCAACTTCATGGCTCTCCCCTTCTGGCACATTTGCCTTTGGGTTCTACCCACAGGGCAGTGGCTTTATAGTGGGAATTTGGTTGGTGGGTAAGCCAGCTGATATAATCACCTGGACAGCATACCGAGATGACCCTCCTGTGCCGTCAAATGCTACGTTGGAGTTAACCGTAAACGGTAAGCTTCTTTTAAGAACTTACTATGCCAACAATGAGGCCGGTGAAGAGAAACTCATTGCTAAGATAGAGAAGTCAGCTTCAAACGCTCGCATGCTTGATTCTGGAAATCTAGTGCTCTGCAATGAACATTCTGAGGTCATTTGGGAGAGTTTCAACTTTCCTACAGATACAATATTAGGAGGCCAGAATCTACATGCAGGGCGCGAACTGCTTTCTAGTGCATCTACAACCAGTTTGTCAACACGAAGGTTTCGTCTTAAAATGCAATATGATGGGAATCTTGTTTTGTATCCCGTAGACACTCCAGATACTTCAGTAGATGCTTATTGGAGCACAGACACTTTTGGGTCCTCTGGTACCCatctatatttaaattatacagGAGAATTGCTAATCCTTACCAAAACCTCGGGCAAAGTCAAAGCTGTGTTTTACTCTGATTCAGAACCGGAAAGCAGCTCAATTATCTACCGTGCAACATTGGAGTACAATGGAATTTTTCGATTGTATTCTCATAGCTTCGACAGCAATGGTGTCTACACTACATCTCTTAAGGCTTATGAACCAGAAAGTCAATGCGAAGTGAAGACTTTCTGCGGTCTCAACAGCTACTGCACCATGAACGATGATCAACCTGACTGCCGCTGTCTTCCTGGCACTGTTCCTGTCGATCCCGAACAGAGATATAATGGGTGTGAGAGAAACTACACTGAACAGTTATGTAAAGTTGCAGAGGAAACATCCTTGTATAACATTACTGATATGGAGAAAATGAGTTGGGATGACTATCCTTATTTTAGAAACTCCATGTCAGAAGAAGATTGCAGAAAGTCCTGTTTGCAGGACTGTAACTGTGCTGGTGCGCTGTACCAATCTGGGGACTGCAAGAAAGTGAAGTTCCCAGTGAAATATGCTAGGAGATTGGAAGGTGTCTCATCAAGGGTTTTCTTCAAGGTGGGTTTGAAGAGCGTCGAAAGCCGCAACCGATCCATTGCCACTGCAATGAAGCCTCCAGTGGTCCATAAGACAAGCAAGAAGACAGTGATGGTCATTTGTGTTATGAGCGTAGCATTCATTACGTGCTCTTCAATTGCCATTgcagtttctgtttttttcatcTCTAAGTCAAGAGTTGTTAAGGCCAGAATGCGGTTGGGAAGCGGAAATCTTGGCTTGGCCCATGAGCTCACCCTGAGAGCATTTTCATATCGTGAGCTTAAAAATGCAACCAAGGGTTTCAGGGAAGAGTTGGGAAAAGGATCTTTTGGAGCAGTTTACAAAGGGACATTATACAAAGGTAAAAATGTTATTGCAGTGAAGAGGCTGGAGAAGTTGGTCAGTGAAGGTGAAAGGGAGTTCCTCACAGAGATGCGTTCGATTGGAAAAACTCATCATAAAAACTTGGTTCGTCTACTTGGTTACTGTACTGAGGACTCGCATAGGCTACTAGTTTATGAATACATGAACAACGGTTCCCTTGCAGATCTTCTCTTCCGAACTGAAAGAATTCCAAATTGGAGTCACAGGGTTAAAATTGCTTTGGATGTTGCTAGAGGGATCCTATATCTACATGAAGAGTGTGAGGCACCAATCATCCATTGCGATATAAAGCCTCAAAACATTCTAATGGATGATTTTTGGAATGCTAAGATCTCTGATTTTGGGCTAGCAAAATTGCTAGTGCCTGATCAAACAAGAACCTTCACAATAGTCAGAGGGACACGAGGTTACTTGGCTCCCGAATGGCACAAGAACACCCCAATATCAGTGAAGGCAGATGTTTACAGTTACGGAGTTATGCTCTTGGAAATTGTTTTCTGCAGGAGAAATATAGAAGCTAATGTATCAAGACCAGAGGAAGTTCAACTTTCTAATTGGGCATACGAGCTTATGGTTGCAAGAGAATTGGACAAGCTTGATCTTGGCGAAGATGTAGACTTGCAGAATTTGGAGAAAATGGTTATGGTGGGCATGTGGTGTATTCAAGATGAACCAGGTATCCGTCCTTCTATGAAGTCTGTTGTGTTGATGTTAGAAGGAATTACCGATGTATCTGTTCCTCCACATCCAACTTCAGCTTCAGCATAA